A stretch of DNA from Tubulanus polymorphus chromosome 6, tnTubPoly1.2, whole genome shotgun sequence:
ATTCGAATGATTGGTGAAATGGGCCGGAACTCTAGCAATTTTTCATAGTCGGCTTAACGACGCGAAAAACATATCGTAGAGAAAATTGATATGAGCGACACGTGCAACTCAAGAAGTCTATTCTTAGCATTTCTGAGTGCAACGATTTTTGGGGACTATTTCCTAGTATGGTTCACGTTTAAATACATACTTAaaccaatatttttttcaaatctgtgGATAACTTCCATAGAATTAAAGAGTCAAGTGCATGTCCTGGTATTTTTACTAAATCTCATGGTTCTCAACAGCATTATATTTCTCCCATTTTACCGAAGCCTCGTAATTTGATCGGTCGCCATCGGAATAATTCTTTTCCAACCGtctatttatcaattcattagTGATATGGACTCGCTTGCTGTTGGTAATCTTGGAATTtgctttatatttcataaagtACTCATAAGTTCAATATTAGCAAGCATCGCATATATAAGAATTGATATcaaataatattgaaatctataataaGTTGTACAAGTTGCTAACTCAAGAAGAAACATATCTGCTATCCAGCAGATGTCTACGAAGCAGCTGCCTTCCGCTTGGACAGATAAAAATGCATGTACTGATCATTTTTTGTGTCTCCTCGAGATGACGATATACGTATGTCACCTGACACGCACTTCACAGTCGTTAAAATGCCATAGGTCAAAAATGTTGAGAACAAAAGGCAAGTTTGTTAGCGACCGGATGTCAAAATATCTCATTTGAAATTCAAGTTGAATGTAAGATTTATTCATGAAAAGGAAAACGATGAGTAATgcttttttattgtattgagTCGAAGCGTTGTTTATGATAAGTAGTTATTTTCTCGCTGTTCAATCCACGTTCTAGTGTACTGCGTGTGCGTGGATGGAAAAGTCTCAATTAAGATGAAATATCGACCTTACGGCGATGATCGATGAAAGATTGAGACTAAAGAAAGATTATAGCAGAATAACCACACTGAAACGCGGAGAACAgataataagatgaaaaacaaatacagattcaacagtttttaaaatcgagaatctATTCAATAAAAAATCAGTTAAAAAGACACGTCGTTTCGAGCTGACACTAGAGATGggtcacacctgacgatgatctctagtgtcaGCTCGAAACGACGTGTCTTTTTAGCTTATTATTCATTGAATAAATGCTAGATTTTAAAACTTTTGTACATAGGTCTTATTATAGTGAGATATTAACTGAAACGATAGTCTTATTGCATTATAAAAAGTCTAGACATTTTTTACTCTCACCCTGCCTACTTCATTGTACGTAAGTATTATTGCAGTTTTATCAGATCCATCTATGAGACTGGCGTATTTATGCCCGATGCGTAGTCATTGTTTGCTAGGAGCACGAATTTTACGTATTAGCGTCAGACGTATGATAAAAAGAAATAGCTACTGATAATCTTACTTAATCCTTAGTCAATACTTTAAATGCGGTGCCCTTCCATAACGGTGCCTAGAAATTGATGCGACATTCAGTTATTGCCGTTGATATTAttaagatattttgaattccaATCTTGGTGCATAATATATCTGCCGCGATACGAGATCGTATTTTTATTAGCAGGTCGTCAAATTTCGGGGTGATTTATCGCTGGTGATTATTGTATATTGATCGACGCTGgagagatttttttttatcgaTATCACCTATATTTCCATAGTAAAGATTCATCTCGTACTAATAAGGACACTCAAACTAAAATATTGGCCAGTTGTCGATGCGACAAAATGTCATGCTGTACAATCAAGGGCGCTTTTAATTCGGTGTTCCTATCTCCTATACACATAACTATAGTAAAAGTGTGATCGTCTACATTGCAcatttttgatgattatttttgcGGTAGTGCATTGTTAAAAACTACGCCGATATTGATTTCTGTATACGTATCGCTATACATATGCGTACTACGTAATGCCACCGGAAAATGTCTCCGTTTAAAAGATTGAACGATAGAAATACTCAAACTAAACGATTACGTCCCTCCCAAACATGGACGGTGTCGTACGACCAAGTTGAATTTGTTATAACCACTTCTATTACACGCGACGTCGGAGCGCAGTGAAAGCAGTATATACTCTATTGATATTTCTGCATTTAAAAGAAAGCACACGGCAGCCGGAAACCTCCTGCCCTACTCATATTATTCACAATTGACCGTTATCGGTTCAATTTTATTGCATTGTTGCTTGACTATTTCATTATGCACGATATCGACCAGTTGATTATGATTTTTTCCCCAGCGGAACAGCTGTTCTTTACAGGTCTGATTACAATATCATTCTAGATAGTGACTACCTCGGTTAGGTTCCCACATAGAGCTCGAGTCCTTACATTCGTTTCCCGCATACTGTCACGATACACGTTGTACATGTGTGACCTATCTTTTTGAACGTTTTCTAAAACCTCTTGTGTTTAAACTATGGTCTTGACAGAGGTTTCTAAATCAACACACCGTTCAATGGCATGGCAAAGTGTCTTGTTCTTTGCCAAAAGAAAGCGAAATTATATGGATTTATGCTGACTTATATGTTTTGGCTTTGCTGATTTATTGGCTAATAAAGGCTTCTGAACAAATTAGAGCAAAATAGTTGACATGGATCGACATGCTACCCCACGGACCGTGAGAAATATTACGACGAAGCCCATGCTTCTAGGGTTTATGATTTCCTCGAAATATCGTTGTTTGAAGCGCTACAAGAAATGACAATaagaatacatgtatttgaaaatgtcagaTGCAAAATGCAGGTGGAAACCTGGCAAGGGGTTAGTGCCTTATACAACAAATGGATTATGAATATACTGAGCACACATTCCGTGTGATGAATGTTAAAACAGACGTGTTTGAAATGCCAGTTGTTTATGATATATTTCCATGAATTCAAACCAGGCACCGGCGAAAATAAACACGAATTTCGATCACCGAGCCTTCCATCCGGGACCGTTTGACTTGAGAGTAATAAAAGTCGTAAGTGCCCTAGAACTCAACATTCCCCCTTTCCACCACCGTGACTGTTTGAATTTGAGTGACGAGGAGTTTTGAATCGGAAAAGACTGGTAATACTATCCTGGAAAAATAACGGATTAGCCAATGTTTTTGAAGGACATTTCGCTGCTGACTTAAAACTGTCAATTCACCAACATTTGCTTATTTAAGTACATTCCAATTTGGGCCCAAGCTCGCATCTTGTTTCCCCATTCTCTAGTGTCACTCAAAACGTTCGTGGATCAGCAAGGATATGGTTATTATTGTCAAGTTGGTAAATACAGGTTTCTGCGTCACATTTGAACATAAATGGTATTTTctgtatgtatttatgtaaCTTCCATTTTAAACATgccattcaaataaaacttgacACAATAAATGCGTAGAATTATTTCTTGAAACCTAGTACTTTTTATACAATGCAGATAGCTCTGCTTATTTCAACCACGTTGTGAGAAAATCGAAATTAAGGAGTTTTTTACACGTCGTCGGTTATCGCTCTGCTCGATGTTAGACCATCTTAGAATTGCTGTTTTCTTTACATCTCTTCATCCTCATTTCTACGGCGattaacaaatatatacgataaTTTTACTCCGAATATGCGAGAATCTATCAGTAGACGTATAGGTAGATTTGCTTGGTCTAATGACGTCATTTTATTAATGCGCATTCTACTGTAGTAAGACGTCGTTCCTTGGTTTATCCCTCCCGCCCATACACCCACACAAGTTGAGTgcctttagaaaaaaaactgaaaaactatTTAGCTGACGTCATCAGCCGGTTGGAGTATTACATCAGCTCGTCTTATTTGGGGCATAAAACCGCAATTATCCTGCCCTTACAAAAGCTGTGATTTTCACTGACAAAGGTTAAACACGGGTCAATTTTGTCGGAAAGATTCCACGCGTTCTAGTTCGTAAAATAGAATACTTTGCAGAATGTATTCTAAATCGCCGGGGAAAAAAACTTCGATAAGAATGTTGACCTTGAGCATTGAATCTTTTGACGACACAacaaacaatgaaaaatatgcGATGATACGAAAATGTAAGCACATTCATGGATATTTTCTACCAATCTTTTTTGAATAAACATGCTTCAACCTGAACGTGCTCTTAACTCTATTTCATTCACGAcgaaaaactttaaaaatatACTTCTGCACTTAACGTCAAAATCTTGGCTAAACACACCATATTTACATCATAGCTTCAATTGCTCTTCATAGATTTTACAGGTTATGAACTGATGAGAGGGAACCATTTAATCGCGTCGTCGGTAAGGTGAAGGTTTGAGCGTTCAAACAGTACTTCGTGATCGGACGATGTTGGCAGTTGAAATTGCTCCAAAGCCCGACAACAACCCGACTGCACAGGTTTCCTTTTTTCACCGATGTAAGGCGCACTTATGAAACAAAAACGCCTTCCGGGTCTCAGTTAGCGTCTCGCCTTCATTTTCATGAGAAATACCCGTCAACAGTCTGCATATGATATTTTGCATTTGCTTGTTATATACGTAGTAGGCCCACATTGTCAAACTATACGTATATATGCTTGGCATTTTATTGTCATTAAAAGGTACACGTACaacataaaatttaaaataaacaCATTCTAAACTAATTCTAATAACACattctaatatatatatatatatatatatatatatatatatatatatatatatatatatatatatatatatatatatatatatatatatatatatatatatatatatatatatatatatatatatatatatatatatatatatatacataggtCATGATAAGTAGTTCCGTGATAATTGTAGATTCATGTGCTTCTCGCTTGACGACTATAGGATACCAGGGAAATCTTCAAATGCTATGCGCGATATCCGTTATTTGCCCCGTGTTATGCAAATAACCGCGGATAACTGAACTACATATGATAAAATCTTACGtactattcatttttatatcaaCGTATGCCAGAGTTCTCATGGACACGCGGGGCCtatcaataaaatataacgataaaaagatttttcagtgTTCTGGAGATGTTTCTGTCACAGAACTATGTTGTTATTCTTGGACGTTTCAGCGAAACAGATCTATTGAAGCGAAGATGAGCTAGCCCAGTTTATAGAAAATATAcggttgtaacattattttcatgaatcatgCAGCAGTGGCCATATCGCTAATTGTGTCTTATTCATAGATAATTATATTATTGTGAATGTTACGTTCATATGGGGACAAAGATTCCTGCAATATTTGTGAAAGGTCGTGAATGCGATGATAGCGTTAGAAGCATTATTTCCATGAAAAGGTTCATTATGAGGCGGTTGTGTTATATGCCATTTCTACTAGGCGTTATTAAATCTCTTCCCTTTACCTGTTCCATATTAAATCATTCGTTAATTATTGCTATGAATAGAAAGCGACACATATGAATGGCTCGTTGTCTCGTTGAAGGTCACCAATTCAGCGCTGTTTTGTACTTTATAAATGCAACGCTATGAAAAACTTTCGACAGTAAATTGATTTTCGGTCCCATCGCTGTATCAGATGAAGTATTGATATTTCTTTTCGAttggaaataaaaacaaacaaagcaTATCAATAGAAGCCATTTGCCTAATCACTTAATGTcctgaaattttttttaatgtgttttcttttcttctatTATCTAGAAAGCCAACAATGGGGTTGTCGTGAATTGCGGTCAAGACGAGTTTTCTCCGACGGGTTTTGTACGTCGATAAAACCAATAACAGAAGTTGTGTGTACGGGACATTGTCTGCCCACGGACTTACCATGGTACGCCGAGTACCTGAAAGTGTGGTCGGCTAGAAAAATGGTCGAATATCGGTGCCACGACGATGTCGTGAAGAAAAAGCGCATTCGACTTTTGTGTAAAAACGGAGAACTGCGAACGTACAGGGTGAAAGTCGTACGAAGCTGTAAGTGTAAACGATATCTAAGGGAgcaaaataaaacgaaaattccCGAGGTGCAAGATAAAAAGGACGCTAAAGACAAAGTGGACAAACGGACTGAAAAACGACAGCGTAGACGTAAACATAGAAACCGAGGCCGCGGTAGGGGCCGGGGCCGTCACCGTGGCCACAAGCGCAGGAAACACggtaaaataaaacaggagaAAGTAGACGGTAGCGATGTAACGCAAGTGGGTAAATCGGAAACTGAAACGGCGACTAAGATTCATCCGATTGCAACTGTAACAAATGATCGCGACGCAACTACCTGAATGCCAGTTCGATTGGATAATTGATCAGTGAAATATAATATTGTgctatatttttctaaatagGAACCATTTATAGCGAATGCAACGAAAATGCTGTTTTGAATTCCACTGTGACGCACAAAAAGTCTCTTATTGTTTCTGAAAAAGAGGTCAACTGCCGAGTATATGAGATCGGTGATATGCTATATTTACTCTCTCAGTCCGGGTGTCGCCATTTGCACTCGAAACAGCACGAAGCTGGACGGGTATCAAGCAGGGAAAGAAAAATATACCAGTATCTTCAACGATATCTGAAAAAAAGTATACATActagattattatcattattatcaaagACATGAAAAACGAATTTAACTAAtggataaaaattgaattctagCTATCTACAAGCTGGGTTGTGATTGTACAGAGATTTAGTCCATCCAGTGTATATAActttaaataatgttgtaaTGTTTTCAATTCGGTTTTTAGCTATAGAGATTTCGCACAGATCGCCGGGCATTACGTATTACGTGCGCATACGTAACTTTTGTTGGCTGTTTCGACAACTCTACTTCTCGTTGCATTTAAAAATCTTATTAGATCTGATTATTACGTGTTATCTTGACAAAATGGTTTGCTAGCGTTCTCATAGTATGACAAACTTCGGTCATTACTGTGTACACCGACGTCTTGTCCACGAAAAGTCGCCGCTTACGGAATATTTCTGCCCTTGTTCTAGCAGAACGTTGACATAAAGTAGCTATTTAGGCAGACTTTGCGGGTCCTTCCCGTTGTTATTTTTCGATTCTGTTTCGCGAGATTCGACGGCGTCTATAATGACGGGCGTTGGTGGACAAGATGGCGTGTATTTGACCGTAGGGTTTACCGTTGTAATATAAACAAGTAGTTTACTTAGAATCGCACAATATTCAACGTACAAACGAATCTTTTCGGACAATTATTCGGCTGGAAACTGCGCAGCACTGTCGTTtgtgtatttttttcatatcctCGAAACCGATGAAATACCAACTAAAATTGGCAACCGCaggctatgaaaatatttcataaccaTTTCCATTGGACGAAAGCTTGATTTCGAAGGGAATCGAATTCCCAACTTTTGCGCGTGTCATCTGTTTTTCAGCGTTTCATTCTATTCTAActgaaaaaaagtaatgtgtAAATGTACTTGATATAGCCTAAACAGATGGGAACAGGTTAGTCGAATTTCAAATGTGATGTGCCTTACTTAATTCcatctttatatttttgtGAAACGTCAAAAactttataaatatatatggtGTAAATCATGTTTGAAAATCTGTTTTGTGTAATGAagttatttgtaaataaatcgtgTACATACAGAGATATGGAGGAACAGTGATTTCTCTACAAATGGAAATTAcaataaaatatgtatgaaataaactgaaatgtcatttttgatttatcattttcttaAAGTTTCAGGTCTCCTTTTAAAATTCACCGATACGGCACGCCtaaccaaaaataaaaatacgcTTCTGTACTTTGGGGTCGTCGCGTATGCCTGGTAAGAGAACCATGTTACCAAAGTAGGGTGAACGCCGCGAAGGCCTattattttgctgtttatAACTTAGTGTATTTGTACCCCATCATCATTTAGCctatcacataggcctactCAGGTACACTGGACAAACTTGGCATTGACCGTGAAGTTCTGGAAGGTTTTTTGAGGCCCTCGGCCCTTATGCCACAACCGAAAATGTGTGATCACCCGGTAATTTGATTGGAAATGAAGCAATTTGCTAAAAAAACCTTTTGCACCGGTTACCGTACGCGAAAGTGGAATTAAAACCCCTTGGGTTCTCTAAAATAAGACCGGTGATGGTGATCATAGGCTAGCTGAGAGAAACGACCGAACCACAAACAGTGTCATTCACACAGAAATTATTCCAAATTACGCAGGCTCTAAACCTAACTTTTGGATTAGATATGTCGATGACATTCTGTGCTTAGTTTCCGATGATTTTGATCCTCTTttatcaacttcattaattcCCAATATCCATCTTCACTTTTGAATGGgaacaaaatgaccaaatTCCGTTTTTAGATGTTCTAATTCGCAATAAATattctcatttgattttctcagtCTACAGTAAACCAACCAACGCTGAGGCATATCTTCTTTTCGTTTGCTGcttaatcaatcaaaattggaCTCGGCCTCTTTCTCCGTGCACTACGGATCTGCGATGAAACCTTCTCTTCGGCTGAATTAGACCACATTTCCAACTCCAAATTGGCTTACCCcgatcacattttgaaaatcgctatTTCTAAGGCTAAATGAACTTTCTTTAATTCTAAACCTAAAAATAAAGAACACATTTCAGAATTCATTGTAGTTCCGTATGTACGTTTTGGAACAGTTTCGCCACTCTTTCCCTTTATTGGATAAACAATCATTTTTACGTATGAAGACAAAATTAGTAAGACttaggtaaaaaaaaaaccaatcaatctaaacctttgGACTGCGGAGTTTACATTCGTTtcggttgtgacaaaatttaCTTCGGAGAAACTGAtcgtgatttaaaaactcgaatttcggaacacaAAAACGATATTATCAATCAAAAACCGGCTAGTGGCGTAGCCAATTCTGGTTTGGAACACtggtcatcgttttaattttgataaaaccgAAGCTACAACGTAATTCGGGGAACAACGGCTACTAGTGTGCGACAAGTGTGCGGAAAGAATATTGGTCGCGGGAAATCGAAATTTTTCGTGAAGTCCGCTCTCCGGAATATAGGGCTATAGCATAAAGTCCGTAACCACATTTTTGTCTTATCCTAGAcggcaggtcggtcggtcggtttGATTTCGCGAAGGACGCAATTCGCATTATATTTAGCGATAGcatatttatgatattcaaGATAGGTAGGCGCTTTTATAGGCCCCTTATACACACGTCCCGATAGAGGATTAGCTTTGGAGTCTAACCGCAGTGGCTTATCACAGTAGGCCTGGCTTGGGTTTCAAATCAAAGATAAGCGCCAATGCCAATGGCAAACGAAGTTTaatatgtctatttattaattgatgagacctgtttttctgggatattttgcttactttttggggtacatacctcatttatgtcttaacagaatgccaaaaatcgcggacaacaactgaatatctgatatatttacagttctgtaccaattagatggattggcaaaaagactccttaagtccagtttaatgagagagaaaatcctccattttgtcaaatttcttggatttgaacattgttaccatgcctacgccaccctgatttagttgttgagaccccacaagaaaaataacttcatttcgtaggcatggtgacgatgttaaaattcaagaaatttcacaaaatggaggattttctctctcattcaatctgacttaaggagtctttttgccaatccatctaattggtacagaactggaaatatatcggatattcagttgttgtccgcgacttttggcattctgttaagacataaatgaggtatgtaccccaaaaagtaagcaaaatatccaagaaaaacaggtctcatcaattaataaatagacattagtttACTCGGCATACGCTCCCTTGGGCCTTAGTGCTGAAAATGCTCGGCAG
This window harbors:
- the LOC141907017 gene encoding uncharacterized protein LOC141907017, producing the protein MYLAATGVYIFVLTLAMFVSSLARRSDYKKSADVPHIVNSTAEEMATLMSRYRNPRPESQQWGCRELRSRRVFSDGFCTSIKPITEVVCTGHCLPTDLPWYAEYLKVWSARKMVEYRCHDDVVKKKRIRLLCKNGELRTYRVKVVRSCKCKRYLREQNKTKIPEVQDKKDAKDKVDKRTEKRQRRRKHRNRGRGRGRGRHRGHKRRKHGKIKQEKVDGSDVTQVGKSETETATKIHPIATVTNDRDATT